A genomic window from Buteo buteo chromosome 13, bButBut1.hap1.1, whole genome shotgun sequence includes:
- the EIF3J gene encoding LOW QUALITY PROTEIN: eukaryotic translation initiation factor 3 subunit J (The sequence of the model RefSeq protein was modified relative to this genomic sequence to represent the inferred CDS: inserted 1 base in 1 codon; substituted 2 bases at 2 genomic stop codons), with amino-acid sequence MKDEGGPAPLSQPTRDGEGXGXGSGSGSPSGPPLPPSPPVMAARAARRWAGTRXGGGRARCRRAVRRRPGVPRARRWLEPLWRGCLTVPAASAGGRGSAGKMAAEAADSWDADSFEVVEPVAKRLVPGVAGDRWAGEDEEDDVKDNWDDEEEEEEVKETEIKQEPKVSEKKKIAEKIKEKEKLQKKKQEELKKRLEAPEEHKELTPEEQLADKLRLKKLQEESDLELAKETFGVNNACGIDAMNPSSKDDFTEFGKLLKEKITQYEKSLHYASFLEALVRDVCISLEIDDLKKITNTLTVLCSEKQKQEKQNKAKKKKKGVVPGGGLKATMKDDLADYGGYDGEYVQDFEDFM; translated from the exons ATGAAGGACGAgggcggccccgctccccttTCTCAGCCCACCCGTGACGGAGAGGGATAGGGGTAGGGATCGGGATCGGGATCGCCCTCGGGCCCGccgctccctcccagccctcccgTCATGGCggcgcgcgccgcccgccggtGGGCGGGGActc gggggggggggagagcgcGCTGTCGGCGGGCAGTCCGCCGTCGTCCCGGCGTGCCCCGCGCGCGGCGCTGGCTGGAGCCGCTCTGGCGCGGTTGCCTCACCGTGCCTGCTGCGAGCGCCGGCGGTCGCGGCTCGGCGGGGAAGAtggcggcggaggcggcggatTCGTGGG ACGCCGACAGCTTCGAGGTGGTGGAGCCGGTGGCGAAGCGGCTGGTGCCGGGAGTGGCCGGAGACCGCTGGGCCGGCGAGGATGAGGAGGACGACGTGAAG GATAACTGGGatgatgaggaggaagaggaagaagtaaAGGAGACGGAGATAAAACAAG AAccaaaagtttcagaaaaaaagaaaatagcagaaaaaataaaagaaaaagaaaagctacagaagaaaaagcaagaggaacTTAAAAAAAGG ttagAGGCACCAGAGGAACACAAAGAACTTACACCAGAAGAACAGTTAGCAGACAAACTACGACTAAAGAAGTTACAAGAGGAGTCAGACCTTGAGTtagcaaaagaaacatttg GTGTAAATAACGCTTGTGGAATAGATGCCATGAATCCCTCTTCAAAAGATGACTTTACGGAATTTGGCAAACTACTAAAAGAGAAAATCACACAGTATGAAAAATCATTACATTATGCCAGTTTTTTGGAAGCATTAGTTCGAGACGTATGTATTTCAT TGGAAATTGATGATTTGAAAAAGATCACAAATACTTTGACAGTACTatgcagtgaaaaacaaaaacaagaaaag CAGAATAAagccaaaaagaagaaaaaaggggttGTGCCTGGAGGTGGTTTAAAGGCTACTATGAAAGATGACCTGGCTGATTATGGAGGATACGATGGAGAATATGTACAAGACTTTGAAGACTTCATGTGA